The Flavobacterium sp. 20NA77.7 genome includes the window AATACTTGCAGGCCAACTGTCAGCAATTTTTTGTCTAAAATCTGGTTCATATGTAATCTTGAAATCGGGATAATGTTTGCTAATTTCTTCAGCTAATTCTTTGGGTGTAAAACTCATCGCAGCTAAATTATACGAAGATCTAATTTTTATAGCGTCTGCATCAGCTTGCATGATTTGAATCGTAGCTTTTATAGCATCGTCCATATACATCATCGGCAACGCAGAATTTTCCGCTAAAAAACTTGTGAATTTTCCGTCTGTAATTGCTTTGTGATAAATATCAACTGCATAATCAGTTGTTCCGCCACCTGCTTCTGTACTCCAACTAATCAGACCAGGATAGCGAATGCTTCTAATGTCTACACCATATTGTTTGTGGTAATACTCTGCCCAGCGTTCGCCTGTTTGTTTTGAAATTCCATACACTGTACTCGGCTCCATAATCGTATATTGCGGTGTATTATGTCGAGGTGTTGTGGGTCCAAAAACAGCGATACTTGATGGCCAAAATATTTTTTTAATTTTTCCTGCTTTCGCTAAATTGAGCACGTGAAACAAAGAATTCATATTTAAATCCCATGCAAATGCAGGATTTTTTTCGGCTGTTGCAGAAAGTAAAGCTGCCATTAAATAGACATCGGTAATATGATATTTTTCTATTAAATGTTCAATTTGATTATAGTCTAACGCGTTTACTACTTCAAATATACCATTCTTAACCACATCATTTTCTAGTTTTCTAATGTCTGAAGCAATTACGTTTTCTACCCCATAAGTACTTCTTAATTTTGCAGTTAGCTCGGTGCCAATTTGACCACAAGCGCCTATAATCAATATTTTGGTTTGCATAGCCTTAGTTTTTCTATCACAAATATAAATAATTAGCAATAAATAAAGGGAATTTTGACACATATTTTTAAAATTCTCAACTAATGCTAGTAAAAATTGTCAAAAATATATTTAACGGAATTTTCTGAAAAATATCCCGAACATTTGTAAATTTGCTTTTTATTATATAAAAATGAATCACACTATAAAAAGTAGCCTATTTGTTTTAGCAACTCTTCTTTTTTTGGCTTGTAAGCAAGAAGATGAGCAGCAACTTTTAGTCGAAATGGAACAAAAAAATGCATTGGTTTTTGCTCAGGTTAATAAAGCTTGGACACTTACTATACCGGTGGCTACTCCAACTGTTCAAATGGAATTGAATAAATGGAAAGAATGGCAAAGTTTTGAACAAGAACTAAAACAAAAACCTCAAGCATCGATTAGTGCTTTTAAATTAAAAGTTCAAAATTTAGCAAAAAAATCAGATAGCTTGCATTTGTCCTTGCCCGCTTTGCTCAATAAACCTCAGGTAAGAAGTAGATTAGTAGCCATGCAAACAAAAATACAAGCATTAGACACCTATTTTTCTTTAGATGTACTTCCAAAAGAGAAAGTAGAAACCTTAATTCTTGCCATTAATAAAGAAATTGTTGCTTTTTACGCACAGTGTGAAGAAATTGTCATTAAAAATAACATTCCACTTGAACTAGGTGAAAAGGAAATGATTAATGCACTAGATACAACTAGAAATGCTAAGAATGTCAATTTTGATGAATTAGAAAAACAAGAAGTAAAAAACAAGAAGGACTAAGTATAGAGATACAAGTCTGTTTTATTACTTTTTTTCAAAACAAGTACTTTGAGTAAAACAACTATAATAAACACCTATGAACAGTTGCCAAAAATAGCGCAACTAGCAGCATCATTACCTAACAGAGGAAAGTTTAACGCGACAGGTTTAGTGGGTTCGTCACTTTCTTTTGTAGTTCATGCCTTATTTAAAAAATCAGAACTTCCATTTTTAGTCGTGTGTAACGATAAAGAAGAAGCGGCCTATTATTTAAATGATTTAGAGCAATTAATTAATGATCAAGATGTATTGTTTTACCCAGGTTCATACAGAAGACCTTATCAAATAGAAGAAACAGACAATGCAAATGTATTGCTTCGTGCTGAGGTGCTAAATCGTATTAATTCTAGAAAAAAACCAGCCATTATTGTTTCGTATGCAGAAGCGATTTTTGAAAAAGTGGTGACTCGAAAAGAACTAGAAAGAAATACCTTAAAGGTTAATATAAACGATAAATTATCAATCGATTTTATTAATGAAACCTTATTTGAATATAGTTTTAAACGTGTTGACTTTGTTACTGAACCAGGTGAGTTTTCGGTTAGAGGTGGAATTATAGATGTTTTTTCCTTTTCAAATGATGTTCCGTACCGTATTGAGTTTTTTGGTGATGAGGTAGATAGTATTCGTACGTTTGATGTGGAAACCCAACTCTCCAAAGAAAAAGTCAGTAAAATAACCATTATTCCAAATGTGGAAAATAAACTGTTGGAAGAAAAAAGAGAAAGTTTTTTAGACTACATTAACGAAAAAACCGTTTTAATTTTACAAAATACAGGATTTATTGGCCAACAATTAAATCGATTATTTGAAAAAGCAACAGAAACATTTTCAAAATTAAATACTGAAATTAACCACGCTACTCCTGAAGAATTATTTGTAAATGAAGCCGCTTTTTTAAAAAAAGCATTAGATTTTTCAGTCATTGAATTGGATAAAAATCCTGTTTTTAAAACAGAGAAAACTATCACATTTCACACCTTACCACAGCCTTCATTTAATAAACAATTTGATTTATTGCTTCATAATTTGCATAATAACGAAGCAAATGGTATTAAAAATTATTTGTTTTGTTCCAATGCTAATCAAGCCAATCGATTTAAAGAAATTTTTGCAGATATTGATGAAGAAAATCATGAACAAACAACGAATAAATATCAAGCCGTTGTATTTCCATTGTATCAAGGTTTTATAGACGAAGAACTTCAAATAGCGTGTTACACAGACCATCAAATTTTTGAACGTTACCACAAATTTTCAATCAAAAATGGCTATTCAAAAAAACAAACCATAACACTTAAAGAATTAACTTCATTAGCCGTTGGAGATTATGTTACGCATATAGATCATGGCATTGGTAAATTTGGAGGATTACAAAAAATTCAAGTTGAAGGCAAAACCCAAGAAGCCATAAAATTAGTTTATGCAGATAACGATATAGTGTACGTAAGTATTCATTCATTGCATAAAATTTCAAAATATAATGGAAAAGACGGTGCGCCGCCTAAGATTTATAAATTAGGAAGTAATGCATGGAAAGCACTCAAACAAAAAACAAAAGCCCGAGTTAAACATATTGCGTTTAATTTGATTCAATTGTATGCAAAAAGACGTTTAGAAAGAGGATATGCTTTTGGACCCGATACGTACATGCAAAAAGAATTAGAAAGTTCGTTTATTTATGAAGACACACCAGATCAAATAAAAGCCACAGCAGATGTTAAAATGGACATGGAAAACGACAGACCTATGGACAGATTGGTTTGTGGCGATGTTGGTTTTGGAAAAACAGAAGTAGCCGTAAGAGCAGCTTTTAAAGCGGTTGACAATGGTAAGCAAGTAGCTATTTTAGTACCCACAACGATTTTGGCTTACCAGCATTATAGAACGTTTTCTGAACGCTTGAAGAACATGCCCGTAACGATTAATTATTTGAATCGTTTTAAAACCGCTAAACAAAAATCTGAAACGATCAAAAACTTGGCAGAAGGAAAAGTTGATATTATTATTGGTACGCATCAATTGGTAAATAAAGATATTAAGTTTAAAGACTTGGGATTACTTATTATAGATGAAGAACAAAAATTTGGCGTAAATGTAAAAGATAAATTGAAAACCATTGCACCGAATGTAGATACTTTAACATTAACGGCAACACCTATTCCTAGAACGTTGCAATTTTCATTAATGGCTGCTAGAGACTTATCGGTTATTTCTACACCACCACCAAATAGGTATCCTGTAGAGACTCACGTAATTAGATTTAATGAAGAAGCTATAAGAGATGCAGTGTCTTATGAAATTGAACGTGGCGGTCAAGTATTTTTCATCAATAATAGAATTGAAAACATAAAAGAGGTTGCCGGAATGATTCAGCGATTGGTACCAAATGCTAAAATAGGTATTGGTCACGGTCAAATGGAAGGTAAAAAACTAGAAGAATTAATGTTGGCGTTTATGGAAGGCGAGTTTGATGTATTAGTAGCTACAACAATTATTGAAAGCGGTTTAGATGTACCAAATGCGAATACTATTTTTATCAATAATGCCAATAATTTCGGATTGTCTGATTTACACCAAATGCGTGGTCGAGTAGGTAGAAGTAATAAAAAAGCCTTTTGTTATTTTATTACGCCTCCTTATTCGGCCATGACTGATGAAGCTCGAAAAAGAATTCAGGCATTAGAACAATTTAGCGAACTAGGAAGTGGCTTTAATATTGCTATGAAAGATTTAGAAATTCGAGGTGCAGGTGACTTATTAGGAGGCGAACAAAGTGGATTTATCAATGAAATCGGTTTTGATACGTATCAGAAAATCATGAACGAAGCCATTGAAGAACTAAAAGAAAATGAGTTTAAAGAGCTATATCCAGAAGAAGCGGATGTAGAAACTAAAGAATTTGTCAAAGAAATTCAAATTGATACTGATTTTGAATTGCTATTTCCAGATGAATACATCAATAACATTTCAGAGCGTTTAAATTTGTATAATGAATTAAGCACTATTAAAACCGACGTAGAATTACAGGCTTATGAACAGCGATTAATTGATCGTTTTGGAGCATTGCCAAAACCTGCTTTGGCGCTGTTAAATAGTGTCCGAATTAAATGGAAAGCAGCCCAATTAGGTATAGATAAGCTTATTTTTAAACAAGGAAAAATGATTGGCTATTTTTTAGGCGATCAACAAAGCGATTTTTATCAAACGCAACGTTTTATGACCGTACTAAAATTTGCACAGCAAAACCCAATGCTTTGCAAAATCAAAGAAAAAGAAACTAAAAATGGCCTGCGTTTACTCATCAGTTTTGATAATGTAAAATCAGTAAACAAAGCCTTAGAATTGATTACTAGTGTTGCGTAATTTCTCTTTGAATAAATTGTTAAACCCATCAAAATACTTTTTTTTATCAAAAAATAGCTTATTTTTACGCTTTGATATACTAAAATATAACTTTGTAAGTTAGTACTAAAAACAGTAAAATTGAAAGTAATTCGTTTAAAATATATCTATTTTGCTTTTGCATTTTTTTTCTTGTGGGCTTGTTCTACCAAGAAGAACAACTTCGCTACCCGAAATTTCCAAGCACTAAATACTGAATATAATGTTTTGTATAATGGTGGTGTGGCCCTTGATAAAGGAATGGCGGAGGTCAACGCAAATTACAGTGATGATTTTTGGGAAATTCTTCCCATAGAACGCATGCAGCCACAACCTGAAGAGTCAAAATCAGACGAAAACACAGCAAAATCTAAAAATCCAAATTTTGAACGCGCTGAGGACAAAGCAACTAAAGCCATTCAAAAACGTTCCATGAATATTGGCGGGTATGAGCGAAATCCTCAAATTGATGAGGCTTACTTAATGCTAGGCAAAGCAAGATATTATGAATACAGATATTTGCCTGCTCTTGAAGCGTTTAATTATATTCTGTACAAATACCCAACAAGTAACAATGTGTATCAAGCTAAGGTTTGGCGTGAAAAAATAAACATTAAAATGGACAACGAGGTTTTAGCTATTAAAAACCTTAAAAAATCATTAAAAGACACCCGATTAAACGGGAAAGATTTAGCAGATATTCAAGCAGTTTTAGCAGAAGGCTATATCAAAATAAATGCGTTAGATTCTGCTGTTACGTGTATTAAAGTAGCTAAAAAAGAAACTAAAGTTAATGAAGAAAAAGCAAGATATGCCTTTATCTTAGGACAATTATATGAGAATTTACAATATAAAGATAGTGCTTTTGCTGCTTTTCAAGAAGTGATTGATTTAAAAAGAAAAGCACCAAAATCGTATACCATTTATGCACACATCAAACAAGCGGGTCAATTTGATGTTGAAAAAGGTGATACGTTAGCTTTTCATAAAAAATTTGATAAATTTATTGAAGACATAGAAAATAAACCTCATTTAGATGTATTATACCATCAAAAAGGGAAATTTTATGAGGCAAAGAAAAATGAAAAACAAGCCATTCTTTTTTACAATAAGTCTAATAAAACCCAGCCTAAAAACACCTATTTAACGGCTTCAAACTATAGAAATATTGCTACAATATATTACAGCAAGCAAAATTTTCATTCAGCCAAAAAATATTTCGATTCTACCTTAGTCGTTTTAAAACCCACACACAGAGAATACAAGCCCCTCAATAAAAAAAGAAATACCTTAGTTGATGTGGTTAAATACTTAGATATTTGTAATGCTGCTGATAGTATTGTTCAAATTTCTAAAATGTCTGAGGCAGAAAAAACAAAATATTTTAAAACGTATATAACCCAGTTAAAGACAAAAGATTCTTTAAAAGCAAAAGCTGAGTTGGATAAACAAACGGCAGCAAAATTGGCGTTGGATACGAAGCAAAACGATTTTACCTCTATTGATGACACAAAAAAACAGCCCATGCAAGCGCAACCTATTGCTGCGGTAAAAGGTGATGTGTTTCAAAGTACGTTTTATTATTACAATGCCGTTACAGTAGCACAGGGAAAAATTGAGTTTCAAAAAAAATGGGGGACGTTTGATTTGGTTGACAATTGGAAATGGGCAAAAAAAACAACAAGTTCAGACACACAAGATGTTTCTGACGTAGCAGATACACCAGATAAGAGTGATGAGGGTAAAGCATTGGATGCTAAAGAATCCAACCCACAATATACCACAGCATTTTATTTGGAAAAATTACCTAAAAATCAAAAAGTAATTGACAGTTTGCAAATTGAAGCCAATGATGCGCGTTTTAAAGTAGGCGAATTATTTAAAGAAAGCTTAAAAGAGTCGGCACTAGCTACATCAACATTTGAGACACTTTTGCGTAATAATCCGCAAGCGAAATTGATTTTGCCAACGTATTATAATTTATACCAGTTGTATGCAGGAACAAATACTGAAAAAGCAACGTATTACAAAGAAAAAATTATTTCAGAATTTCCAAATAGTAGGTATGCGGCTATGTTAACGCATACAAACGCCAAACAAACCGAAGTTGATGCCGACACCGAATTTAATTTGTTGTATAAACAAGTCGAAGAAGGGCAATTCAGGGAGGCTTATGTTGCTATTCAACCGTTGATTAAAAAATATGACGGCGATGAGCTAAATGCAAAATTTGATATGCTAAATGCAAAAATTGAAGCTCGATTATTTGGTGTGGAAGCCTATAAAAAAGCACTTCAAAAAGTGGTTAAAGAGTATCCTAAAAATGAAGAAGCAAAACGAGCAGCCACTATTTTAGCTTCTGAAATTCCACAGTTAGAAGCATTTAATTTTGGCAAACCCTCTCGTACTTATAATTTAGTGTTTGTTACGAGTTATCCAAACGAAGCAACACATAAACAGCTCTTACAAAAATTGAGTAAATTTGTAAATGACTCAGGTAACAAAGAGTTATTTGTGTCAAATGACATTTATGATTTAGATAAAAATTGCATTGTTATTCATGGTTTTATAACAGACGATTTAGCTAAAGCAAGTTATGCCTATTTAAAACTTCAAAAAGAATATAAAATTAAAGATGAAGCATATGTAATTTCAAATGAAGACTACAAAGTGATTCATGTAAAGAAAAATTTAGAGACTTTAATTTTAAAAAAATAAACATGTTTGATAAGAATTCAAAGTCAGATTATGCCTTACTCGGACGAACAAATCGAATCGTAGAAAACACGATTATGCATGGGGATATTACCTGTGCGGCTGATTTTAGATTAGACGGAGAATTGACAGGAAATATCACGTGTGAAGGCAAAATAGTTTTAGGTCCAAAAAGTAAAGTAAAAGGTACAATTACTTGTAAAAATATTGATGTTGAAGGTTGTTTTGAAGGGAAGTTAGATGTTGAAGAGTTATTAGCTATTCGAAAGACAGCTTCTATAAAAGGAGATGTTTTTGCTAGCAAACTTGCCGTTGAGCCAGGTGCTGTTTTTGAAGCCAGCTGTGAAATGCGTAACTTGTGAAGCATTCAACGAATACCAAAAAAATTATTAAGTCAGTAGTTAAATGAGAAATTTATAATTTCGAATTCAACCAATCCCAAGAAAAATCTAAAAAAATGAGTTCTAACGAAAAACAATCCAATAAATGGCTCATATTTCTTACGATTCCATCTCAAATGGGAGTTACAATTTTTCTATTTAAGTGGTTAGGCTCATTATTAGATGAAAAATTTCATGTACATTTTTTAATGAATATAAGTGTTGTCTTGGGAGTTTTTATTTCCTTATATTTAGTGAATGAACAGGTAAAAAAAATAAACAAATCATAGATAAATGAAGCTTTTAAAATCCGTTTTGTGGTTAACATGTATGTTCGTTGTTCTGTTGCTTTTCAGTTGGATAGGAAGTTATTGTTTTTTAAATCAGACTTCTTTTGTTCAAATGAGTCAAGTGTGTATGGGTAATTATGCGGTCAGTTTAGTTTATTTGTTTTTACACACATATTTTTATAAAACCAAGCCCTATGCATTTGGATTTATTGCTATGATTACCCTAACTATTAAGTTTGTACTAGCTTATGCTATTATAAGATTAATTTCAAATAGCTTGCAAGATCAGTTGTTTTTAAAATTCATATACTTTATCGTTTTCGCTGTTTTTATGATTGCAGATGTAGTGTATTCAGCAATTTTGCTTAATAGCACTAAAAAATAGATTTTATTTTAAAAGTTTTCTTTGATTACGCTTTGTGATTTTAATTAAAATTGTAATTTTGCAAAAAATTTTAGAAACCTTAAAATTTAAGATCAATTAAGTTATGGTGATTTTTAAAAAACCAGTCCATTTTATAGTTGCATTAGTGTTCGCTTTGGCGCCAGTTACAAACTTTGCAAATCCTTCAGAAGAAACTACTGCTCACGGCGCTCATGAAGCTCACAAAACAGAAGGCGCTACTCACGAAAAAGGACATGAAGAAGGTCACTCAGAGCCTACAGATATTAAGTCTCAAATTAAAGCTTTCACCAAACACCACGTTTTAGATTCTCACGATTTTTATTTATGGTCTGATAATAAGGAAGGAAAACATTTTGGTTATATTCCCTTACCAATTATTTTATGGGATAATGGTTTACAAGTATTTTCGTCTTCAAAATTTCATCATGGAGAAAGTGTTGCTGAGTC containing:
- a CDS encoding NAD-dependent epimerase/dehydratase family protein, whose product is MQTKILIIGACGQIGTELTAKLRSTYGVENVIASDIRKLENDVVKNGIFEVVNALDYNQIEHLIEKYHITDVYLMAALLSATAEKNPAFAWDLNMNSLFHVLNLAKAGKIKKIFWPSSIAVFGPTTPRHNTPQYTIMEPSTVYGISKQTGERWAEYYHKQYGVDIRSIRYPGLISWSTEAGGGTTDYAVDIYHKAITDGKFTSFLAENSALPMMYMDDAIKATIQIMQADADAIKIRSSYNLAAMSFTPKELAEEISKHYPDFKITYEPDFRQKIADSWPASIDDSAAREDWGWKNDFDIENMTVDMFKNLKKNGL
- the mfd gene encoding transcription-repair coupling factor; this encodes MSKTTIINTYEQLPKIAQLAASLPNRGKFNATGLVGSSLSFVVHALFKKSELPFLVVCNDKEEAAYYLNDLEQLINDQDVLFYPGSYRRPYQIEETDNANVLLRAEVLNRINSRKKPAIIVSYAEAIFEKVVTRKELERNTLKVNINDKLSIDFINETLFEYSFKRVDFVTEPGEFSVRGGIIDVFSFSNDVPYRIEFFGDEVDSIRTFDVETQLSKEKVSKITIIPNVENKLLEEKRESFLDYINEKTVLILQNTGFIGQQLNRLFEKATETFSKLNTEINHATPEELFVNEAAFLKKALDFSVIELDKNPVFKTEKTITFHTLPQPSFNKQFDLLLHNLHNNEANGIKNYLFCSNANQANRFKEIFADIDEENHEQTTNKYQAVVFPLYQGFIDEELQIACYTDHQIFERYHKFSIKNGYSKKQTITLKELTSLAVGDYVTHIDHGIGKFGGLQKIQVEGKTQEAIKLVYADNDIVYVSIHSLHKISKYNGKDGAPPKIYKLGSNAWKALKQKTKARVKHIAFNLIQLYAKRRLERGYAFGPDTYMQKELESSFIYEDTPDQIKATADVKMDMENDRPMDRLVCGDVGFGKTEVAVRAAFKAVDNGKQVAILVPTTILAYQHYRTFSERLKNMPVTINYLNRFKTAKQKSETIKNLAEGKVDIIIGTHQLVNKDIKFKDLGLLIIDEEQKFGVNVKDKLKTIAPNVDTLTLTATPIPRTLQFSLMAARDLSVISTPPPNRYPVETHVIRFNEEAIRDAVSYEIERGGQVFFINNRIENIKEVAGMIQRLVPNAKIGIGHGQMEGKKLEELMLAFMEGEFDVLVATTIIESGLDVPNANTIFINNANNFGLSDLHQMRGRVGRSNKKAFCYFITPPYSAMTDEARKRIQALEQFSELGSGFNIAMKDLEIRGAGDLLGGEQSGFINEIGFDTYQKIMNEAIEELKENEFKELYPEEADVETKEFVKEIQIDTDFELLFPDEYINNISERLNLYNELSTIKTDVELQAYEQRLIDRFGALPKPALALLNSVRIKWKAAQLGIDKLIFKQGKMIGYFLGDQQSDFYQTQRFMTVLKFAQQNPMLCKIKEKETKNGLRLLISFDNVKSVNKALELITSVA
- the porW gene encoding type IX secretion system periplasmic lipoprotein PorW/SprE encodes the protein MKVIRLKYIYFAFAFFFLWACSTKKNNFATRNFQALNTEYNVLYNGGVALDKGMAEVNANYSDDFWEILPIERMQPQPEESKSDENTAKSKNPNFERAEDKATKAIQKRSMNIGGYERNPQIDEAYLMLGKARYYEYRYLPALEAFNYILYKYPTSNNVYQAKVWREKINIKMDNEVLAIKNLKKSLKDTRLNGKDLADIQAVLAEGYIKINALDSAVTCIKVAKKETKVNEEKARYAFILGQLYENLQYKDSAFAAFQEVIDLKRKAPKSYTIYAHIKQAGQFDVEKGDTLAFHKKFDKFIEDIENKPHLDVLYHQKGKFYEAKKNEKQAILFYNKSNKTQPKNTYLTASNYRNIATIYYSKQNFHSAKKYFDSTLVVLKPTHREYKPLNKKRNTLVDVVKYLDICNAADSIVQISKMSEAEKTKYFKTYITQLKTKDSLKAKAELDKQTAAKLALDTKQNDFTSIDDTKKQPMQAQPIAAVKGDVFQSTFYYYNAVTVAQGKIEFQKKWGTFDLVDNWKWAKKTTSSDTQDVSDVADTPDKSDEGKALDAKESNPQYTTAFYLEKLPKNQKVIDSLQIEANDARFKVGELFKESLKESALATSTFETLLRNNPQAKLILPTYYNLYQLYAGTNTEKATYYKEKIISEFPNSRYAAMLTHTNAKQTEVDADTEFNLLYKQVEEGQFREAYVAIQPLIKKYDGDELNAKFDMLNAKIEARLFGVEAYKKALQKVVKEYPKNEEAKRAATILASEIPQLEAFNFGKPSRTYNLVFVTSYPNEATHKQLLQKLSKFVNDSGNKELFVSNDIYDLDKNCIVIHGFITDDLAKASYAYLKLQKEYKIKDEAYVISNEDYKVIHVKKNLETLILKK
- a CDS encoding bactofilin family protein, producing the protein MFDKNSKSDYALLGRTNRIVENTIMHGDITCAADFRLDGELTGNITCEGKIVLGPKSKVKGTITCKNIDVEGCFEGKLDVEELLAIRKTASIKGDVFASKLAVEPGAVFEASCEMRNL
- a CDS encoding AtpZ/AtpI family protein gives rise to the protein MGVTIFLFKWLGSLLDEKFHVHFLMNISVVLGVFISLYLVNEQVKKINKS